The genomic segment AACTATCAATAAAATCACGAGCACGTGTATCGATGGCGACGGCAATTTTTGGACGGACTTGCCCAATCACTTCAATCAATTGCGGCAGTAACGTCGGTGGGAGATTGTCGACACAGAAATAGCCTAAGTCCTCAAAGCTATTCATGGCGACACTCTTTCCAGCCCCACTCATTCCCGTGATGATGACCAATTGCGGTTGATTCTCTTCCATCTTTTCGCCCTCCAGACAACAGTTCCGCGTGTATTTTTTATTCCAAATTCAGTATAGCATAAAAAAAGAGCCAGCCTCATTGAAGTCCCCTCCAACAAAGCTGGTTCCTGTCTTACACTTGTGATGATTCTTGTAATTCCTCGAGTAACGCTTCGATATAATGCTGTGCATTTTGAGCAGCAATCGAACCATCATTCGTTGCCGTAACGACTTGACGGAGCGTTTTCTCACGGACGTCTCCAGCTGCGAAGATTCCTTTGATGTTTGACTCCATGCCTTCGTTCGTCACAACATATCCTTGATCATTCAAGATACCGAGATCTTGGACGTAACCTGTGATCGGGTTCATTCCGATGTAGATGAAGACACCATCGATTGGATGTGTCGTCACATCTGCCGTTTTCGTATTGATTAAATCGATTGAACCGACTTTACCGTCTTGTTCGTTGATTTGTTTAACAGTATGGTTCCAAATGAAATCGATTTTCGGGTTATCGAACGCACGTTTTTGAAGAATTTTTTGTGCACGTAATTCTTCACGACGGTGGACGATTGTGACTTTTTTCGCGAAACGTGTCAAGTAGACACCTTCCTCGACCGCTGAATCCCCACCACCGATGACGAACAATTCTTTTTCTTTAAAGAAGGCTCCGTCACAAACGGCACAATACGAGACACCACGACCGCCGAGCTCTTCTTCGCCCGGTACACCGATTTTCTTATATTGTGCGCCCGATGCGATGATGATCGCCCGCGCGTGATAATCCTTGTTGTGTGCATGGACCGTTTTAAAAGCACGTCCATCCTCGATGCTACGCACGTCACCGTACGCATATTCTGCGCCGAATGCTTTCGAGTGATCGAACATTTTTTGTGAAAGGTCCGGTCCGAGGATGCTGTCGTATCCCGGATAGTTCTCGATATCTTCCGTGTTGGCCATTTGACCGCCTGGAATACCGCGTTCGATCATCAATGTTGAAAGGTTTGCGCGTGATGCGTAAAGTGCTGCCGTCATTCCGGCAGGCCCTGCACCGATGATGATGACATCATAAATTTTTTCAGCAGTTTCTGTCATGTTTCCACCCCATCTTAAGTTTCATTGTAATTTGAGTATAGGTGAGAATATGGCAAACGTCTAACATTTTGCCCGAGCAGGTGTCAGGTGTTGCTTAAAGGCACGAATCGTCATTGCCACCTCGTCAAAGGAGTCATCGACTAGTTCCGCACACTCTTCAATCAACATTCCTTCACGCAATTCATGAAACAGATGGATTAATGCAGCAGCTGAACCTTCGACTGAGTCAAACGTTTCACCACTGAGGACGAGGCGGGCAAACCGTTCATAAAAGTCGCCTTCAAGGCTCATCCGCTCTTCGTCAGATACGTAATGTTCTGCGAGACGAATCGTCTGTAAGGCACGATGAATCCGCTCATCGACGATATCGCTCCGTCCATTCATCTCATGCAAAATTTGTTCTGTCAGCTGCAGGACATCTTCGTGGTCCGTCACTTCCGGCATCATCGAAAGGGCCAACCGTGCTTCCTCGTCATTTAGTTTCCCGAGTAGCAAAGCCGTGAAAATCCGTGAGACATCATCTTCCGTTTTCAACGCTTGAATCAAGGCTGAACGAAACTGAAGGTTATGACGAATGTCGTATGCCTCTTGTTCTTCCCGTAAGCTCGCGGCCTCTTTTGATTGTAAGAAGGCTGCCGCTTCTTCGACATGTCCCGTTTTGAATGCAGAAATCGATAACCAGTGACCAAATAGTGGGTCGCCTCGGTAGCCACGGCGTTCGAGCAATTTCAATTCTTCGTACGCTAAGTCATGACGACCGATGATTGCAAGAGTCGATGCGACTTTATAACGTGTTTCGAGATTGACGGAACGAACGTGTTCGAGCTTCCGTGACAGACGGTGCGCTTCTTCATCCTGCCCCATCTCATGTAAGAGAACGAGCGTATTACAAAGCGCATGGAGATTTCCTGGATTTCCTTCTAAGACGCGTTCAAGCGAATGGAAAGCCCGGTCGTTTTCACCAAGATAAAATTCGACGATTGCCAAGTTATTGTAGGCTGGCCAAAATGTCGGGTACGTCGCGATCAAGGACTCGAGTGTGTCCTGTGCTGCAAACAACATCCCTTTATCGATTTGGCGCTGGGCTTGTGCATGGAGACGAATCAACTCATCTTCATCGTCATCCTCAAGCTCTTGCTCAAGATCAATCAATTCCACGAGTGCGGCCGATGCCTCTGCGTGTTTGCCTGCCGGTGCATGTTTTAAATATTCGAGCGCATATTCTTTTGCTTCTTCATATAAAGAAACGTGCGCATAGTTGTTCGCTAAATAAAAGAGTGATTCGGTATTTGACTCATCGAGTGCACGGACACGTTTCAATACGTCGTTCGCATGATTGATTTCTCCCGTTTCGAACAGGACACGTGCGTAACGTAGTAGGTAACGGACATCTTCTGGTTGAAGCGTCGTCGCTTCGTCAAGATGATAAACCGCCTCTTCGAGTCTCCCTTCCCGATGCGCCTTCCGTCCGCGAAAATAAAAAAGTTCCGCTTGGCGCGTTGTAATCGCAAAGGGGTCTGCTTTGTATTCCGTTAATTCCATAGTGATTCAAGCCCCCATAATATAAATCTAGTTTCGTAGTTGCAGAGACAAGAATAACCTATCTCGGATAGCGTTGCAACAGAAAAAAACGCCGGGGTTTACGCCCAGCGTTTCGCATAAATGGTTTCGAGTTCCTTGTAGTTCTCTAAGCATTTTCGTACAAAAGCATCTTCTTGTGGATTCTTGTTTTGCAGACGTTCAACATCTTTTTCGAATGCCTGCCGTAAGCTATCCGGATACGACGGAATCTCGCCCTCATATGCATAGACGACACTTGGAGAAACCGTGATCTTTTCGTGTTGATGCAAGGCGGTACGGATATGGAAGAGCGGTACGTCAACTTGGTTCGGTTGATGCAAATCACCTTGCGTCGGATGTTTCTCGACGGCGAGGACTTCGACGACGAGCCCTTGCGGACGTTCTGCAAATAATCTTCCGAAATACTTTCCGGTCTTATAAGTGAAGCGAATATAATTCATTGCGGATTGACCTCCTTCTCACAGTTTCGTCACATTTCATGGCGACGAAGCGGCTGACTCGAGACACGTTCGTTCGGTAAGATGTCCCGGTGAACGACGGAACCGGCACCGATACTGGCGCCATCTCCAATCGTCACGCCTGGTAAAATCGTCACGTTCGCGCCAATCAACACATCGCTACCGATCGTCACGTTGCCGATCCGGTACTCGGTCGTCAAATATTCATGACAGAGAATCGTCGTGTTGAAGCCGATGATTGTATTCGAGCCGATTGAAATCCGTTCCGGGAACATCGTGTCCGGCATCACCATCAAAGCTAGTGCCGTTCGGTCGCCAATCTTCATCCGGAGGCATGTCCGGTACATGGCATTTTTGAACCGAAGCGATGGTGAAAAGCGTCCGATCGTAATGATGCTAAAACACCACATGACTTTGAAGAACGAGACCGTCCGGTACATGTGCCATAACGGATTCGTCGACCCGACGTGATAGCGATCAGTCCGCCGTGCCATTTTGCGCCTCGATCCAGTCACTTAGGTGTTCCATCGAGTCGATGATGACATCCGGTTCCAGTGCTTCCAAATACGGACGACCTTTAATCGCCCAACCGACCGCAACGGTTTTCAACCCGGCATTTTTCCCACCGTTGATATCCGTGTCGTTGTCCCCGACCATGATTGTCTCGTCGGTTGTCGAACCGAGGAGTGCCATCGCTTTTTCAAACGGTTCGACGGCTGGTTTTTCTTCCATCACGTCGTCTGCTGCGATGATTGTCTCAAACAGTGACGTCAGTCCGAACAGTTCAATCCCTTTTAAGGCGACGCGACGACTTTTTGACGTCACGATCGCCATCTTGTAGCCCTGCTCCTTCAAGCGGCGTAAACCGTCGAGGACACCCGGATATTCCAGGACGAGTGCGTCATGCATCGCAATGTTATAGCTGCGGTAAAAGGCGACCATCTCTTTCCACTGCTCGGCGTTGAGCTCAGAAAATGATTTTTCAAGCGTCGGACCGATGAACGGAAGCAATTCTGCCTCCGTAAACGTCCGCTCCGGGTAGTAGTAACTGAGTGTATGTTCAAAACTTTTCAGAATCAACGGGTTCGTATCAATCAACGTCCCATCTAAATCAAATAGAATCGTGTTAATCATCGGATTACTTCGCCTCCCGTGTTGTTCCGTCCAAGTAGCGGACAGCATTTTTCCGGACGACCATCATGACGAGTCCGAAGATGATTAAACAGATCGAGACGATTTGTGCCGTCCGCAGTCCGTCCCCCATCAACAGACTATCCGTCCGGAGTCCTTCAATATAGTAACGTCCAATCGAGTACCAGACGAGATAACCGAGGAAGACGTAGCCGCGACGCGGATTGAACTTCATCCGCCAGACGATCAACAAGATGACACCGATGATGTTCCAAATGCTTTCATAGAGGAACGTTGGTACATAATAGACGCCGTCGATATACATCTGATTGACGATCCAGTTCGGCAAGTGCAACGTATCTTGCAGGAACGACCATGTCGTCTCTCCCCCGTGCGCTTCTTGGTTGAAGAAGTTCCCCCAACGTCCGACCGCTTGACCGAACAGGAGTGATGGTGCCAAGATATCAGCAATTTGCCAAAACGAAATCTTTTTCTTACGCGTATAGAGGATGACCGTCAAAATCGCGCCGATGATGGCACCGTGAATCGCGATTCCACCTTGGCGGATGTTGATGATTTGATCGAGATGTTGCCCATAGTATTGCCATTCGAAAGCCACATAGTAGATACGGGCACAGATGATGCTGATCGGAATCGACCAGATGACGACATCGACCGCATATTCTTCATTAAAGCCAATCCGCTTTGATTCGAAGATGGCGATCATCAAGCCGACGATTGCCCCTAAGGCGATGACGACACCATACCAATAGATTGGAATCGGACCGAGTTCAATCGCGACACGATCGAATGTCGGCTGTACCGTTGCAAGTGTCCCCATCATAGACCACCATTCCCGTCTTCAATCGCTTGCGCGAGACGTCCGGCGAATTCTTCTGCCGTGTTGATCCCCATATTTTTCAGACGGTAATTCATCGCCGCAACTTCGATGATGACGGCAAGGTTACGCCCGGGACGCACTGGAATCGTCAAAAACGGAATTTCCGTATCGATGATTTGTAACGTCTCTTGGTCGAGCCCGACGCGGTCATAGACCTTCGTTTGATCCCAAATTTCCAGATTACAGACGAGGCTGATTTTTTTATGCGACCGTACAGCACCTGCACCGAACAACGTCATGACGTCGATGATGCCGATTCCGCGAATCTCAAGAAGATGCTGAATCAATTTTGGCGCTGTCCCGACTAAGATGCCGTCACCCGTCTGACGAATTTCAACGGAGTCGTCTGCCACAAGGCGGTGTCCCCGTTTGACGAGTTCGAGTGCCGTTTCGGATTTACCGACACCACTTGCCCCTTTGATGAAGACGCCGACCCCGTAAATATCGACGAGGACGCCATGCATCGCTGTCGTCGGAGCGAGTTCCGCTTCGAGGAAGTTCGTGATTTGAGATTCGACCGATGTCGTATGTCCCTTCGTCGTCAAGAGCGGTACGTTCGTTTCGTCAGCTGCCTTGATGATTGCTTCCGGTACTTCAAACCCACGCGTCACTAAAATCCCTGGTGTTTCATCCGTACAGAGGACGTTTGCCCGTTCGAGCTGTTCCTCATACGTCAGGTTGTTGAAAAACGTCAATTCTGTTTTTCCGAGGACTTGCAGACGTTCTGCTGGGTAATACGCATAATAACCAGCGAGGACAAGACCTGGTCGACAGAGATCAGCCGTCAAAATCGGACGATGTAGTCCTTCTTCTCCGGTGACAATTTTTAAATTGAATTGCTTTACGATTTCAGCTGTTCGCACTTTTGCTTGCACGCTCAATCAGCCCCTTTCACTTGAAGTATTGTACCATATTTTTGTTAAAATCAATGAATTCGATTAGAAGGGCAGTAACTGGGGGAAAGAATACAACAAAGGAGGTTTTTTTATGATGAATATGTCAGGTAGCGGCATCGGCTTAATCATTATCATGATTTTAGTTGCGATTGTCGCCATCCTTGGTCTCGTCTACATCATCATCTCGTTAATCGATATGTGGAAAGCTTATTCGCGTGATCAAAATCAGACATCGCTCTTATTTTTCATCATCTCACTGGTCGGAATCGTGCTGAGCGGTCCATTCATCTCACTCATTCTCGCCATCGTCTTTTATTGGAACCGGGCGCGTAGCAAAAGTTGGATGGGAATCGGCTTAATCATTGCTTCCATCGTCCTAGCGATTATCGGCGTCATCACGTTCATTTCATTCGGGTACGACATGAACAACTTCGACAATATGAACTGGGACGAACCGATGATGGATGAAGACTATAACTACTAATCAAAAAGAAAGGGATGCCATCTACATGATGCGCATCCCCTTCTTTTTGACTGTAGACACACTTTATTTTTTGATTGCGATGCTTGATCATCCATTTCCATCAGGAAGCGACAAAAAAATCCCGCCGGCTCCGGTTTCAGGAAGCAGGCGGGATTTTTGATTAAAACGCTTGTGGACTTAAGTGAACACCGTGCGTCACGGAAATCGTTCCCGTTTTCGTATCGGCTTCGACTTCAATCTTCGGCGTCCGGTCACGACCGGAGACGAAATGCAGTTTACGGTTCACGACATCTTTTTGGTCGCGAATCACTTCCATCTCATCGAGGTTACAATTCAACCCACCAAAGTTTGTTTCCAGCTCACCATATACTTCAGCGCCATGCGGCAACATCAAAGCGATGCTTCCCGCGAGTGACGACGCTTGAATCTTCGCGTCATGGGCTGTTTTTAGTTCACACCGGACATTGCCGTTCGCGGTTTTTAGCTCAGAACGTTCAAAAACTCCGTTCGCGATGATTTGACCATTCGCCGTCTTCGCTTTCAACATTTTGACTTCTGACTCTTCGACTTCAATCGAACCGTTCGCCGTTGAAGCTTTCAAATCCTCACTATAAAGATCGCGGACATGGATCCGTCCGTTCGCTGTCATCAGTTGAACGCTCGTCGCGTCAAGCGACGACAACGTAATCTCGCCATTCAACGTCTGTAACACGAACGCCTCGTAGTGACGACGCGGAACTTTTAAGTGGATCGTCGCCCGGACGCGTTTATCTTTCAAACGAATCGATAGCGTGTTAGCGGAGACGGAATGTTGAAGCGACGCTTGAAGTTGCTCGAGCGCTTGCTCCTCATTGACTTGGCGAAGCGGACGCCCCGTCACCGTCAACTCACACTCCTCTAAATCACTTGGTTCGACGACGGCATTGGCATTAAATAAATCCAAGTGAATCGTCTCTCCACTGAATGGGAATTGTTTGACGTACGTGACGTTCGGACCAGACGTCTGATTTAATGAGAGATCACTCTCTTTAATCCGGTTGACGAGACCATCAAAAGCAGACATCACTTTCGACGTCAGTGAATCAACCGTGTAATGATCGACGCGGTCGTACTGTTCCGGTTCATCGACATACTTATGATTACTTGCTGTCGTCGATTGTTGCTGATCGAGTGCTTCAAGGCGTTCGAGCTTATCGAGTGCCTCATCGATCGTCAACTTTCCTTCTTTTACTTGTTCAAGTATCAACTGACGCATATCTTGTTTCATGAACATTCCCCTCCTATTTTCTGAACACGCTATGACGCAGGAAAACTTATTCACTCTTTCGTTCTACTTCCCTTACTTCCCTTTTACGAATCCTCCGTCAAAAAAGTTTCATGATTCGATTCGGGCTGCGTCCCGTTCCAAAACAGGTGCCAAGTAATGTCCTGTATACGACTCCTTGACTTGCACGATGTCTTCCGGTGTTCCGGTCGCAACGATCATACCTCCACCATCGCCACCTTCCGGACCAAGATCAATCAAGTAATCCGCCGTCTTAATGACGTCGAGGTTATGCTCGATGACGAGGACTGTATCGCCGTTGTCGACAAGGCGTTGCAAGACTTTCAACAGGCGGGCGATATCGTGGACATGCAGTCCTGTCGTCGGTTCATCGAGAATATAAATCGTTTTCCCGGTCGACCGCTTATGCAGTTCCGACGCGAGTTTGACGCGTTGTGCTTCACCGCCCGACAGTTCCGTCGCCGGCTGTCCGAGACGCATGTACGTCAAGCCGACGTCAGCAATCGTTTGCAGCTTGCGGCTGATTTTCGGAATTTTTTCGAAGAACTCGAGTCCCTCTTCGACTGTCATCTCAAGCACGTCCGAAATCGTTTTACCTTTATATTTTACTTCGAGCGTCTCGCGGTTATACCGTTTCCCGTGACAGACTTCACACGGAACGTAGACGTCCGGCAAGAAATGCATCTCGATTTTAATGATCCCGTCTCCGCGACACGCTTCACACCGGCCACCTTTGATGTTGAAACTGAAGCGTCCTTTTTTATAACCGCGTAACTTCGCTTCGTTCGTCGAAGCGAAAACATCACGAATGTCGTCAAAGACACCGGTATACGTCGCCGGGTTCGAACGTGGTGTCCGACCGATCGGAGATTGGTCGATGTCGATGACTTTATCGATTTGGTCGAGGCCTGTGATGCCTTTATGCGCTCCCGGCTTTTCTTTTGCCCGGTTCATCTCATGCGCAATCGTCTTGTAGAGAATCTCATTAATCAATGTCGACTTCCCAGAACCTGATACTCCGGTCACGGCAACGAACAAGCCGAGCGGGATATCGACGTCGACATTTTTTAAGTTATTTTCTGACGCTTTTTTAATCCGTAACGCCCGTCCGTCCGGTTGTTTCCGTTCAGTCGGCACAGGAATGAACTTCTTCCCCGACAAATATTGTCCGGTCAGTGAATTCGCGTCGTTCATCAATTCTTCCGGTCGACCAGCCGCTGTGACGAAACCACCGTGATCACCGGCACCGGGTCCGATATCAATCAGGTAATCCGCTGCCATCATCGTGTCTTCATCATGTTCGACGACGATCAACGTATTTCCGAGATCGCGCATCGTTTTCAACGTACTGATCAATCGGTCGTTATCCCGTTGGTGTAAGCCGATTGACGGTTCATCAAGGACATAGAGGACACCTGTCAGACGGGAGCCGATTTGTGTCGCGAGACGAATCCGTTGCGCTTCGCCACCGGACAATGTGCCGGCAGCGCGGGAAATCGTCAAATAATCGAGACCGACGTTTTCTAAGAACGACGACCGTTCATGAATCTCGCGGACGATCATCCGTGAAATCGTTTGATCTTTTTCCGATAGTTTCGCCGGCAACTCTTCGAACCAGACGACGGCTTGCTTGACTGACATCTTCGTCACTTCTCCGATGTGGATACCGGATACTTTGACAGCGAGTGATTCGCGTTTCAGACGATGCCCTTTACAAGTCGGACATGCTTTTTTCGCCATATATCCTTCCATCTGCTCGCGGATGTAATCCGACGACGTCTCCTTGTAGCGACGTTGTAAGTTATTCAAGACACCTTCAAAGAACAGATCCGTGTTGCGGACCATGCCAAAGTCATTTTCATAACGGAAGTGAATTTCTTCTTTCGAGCTACCGTTTAAGATGATGTCGCGTTGTTCGTCTGACAACTGTTCGAACGGCGTATCCATGTCGATTTTAAAGTGCTCACAGACTGCTTTGAGCAGTTGCGGATAATATTGTGAGCTCGTTGGTTCCCACGCGACGATCGCCCCTTCGTTGAGTGACTTGTCTGCATGCGGTACGACAAGATCGACATCGACTTCAAGTTTCGTCCCGAGTCCGTCACATGAGGCACAGGCCCCGAATGGCGAATTGAACGAGAACATCCGTGGTTCGAGTTCTCCGATTGAGAAACCACAAATGGGACACGCATGATGCTCACTGAAAAGGAGCTCATTGCCATCCATCGTATCGACGATGACACGTCCATCCGCGAGGCGAAGTGCTGTTTCGAGTGAGTCGGCGAGCCGTGATTCGACGTCCGGTCGGACGACGACACGGTCGACGACGACTTCAATCGAGTGTTTCTTATTTTTTTCGAGTGCGATGTCATCCGTTAAATCAATCGTATCGCCATTGACACGGACACGGACGAAGCCCTCTTTTTTCAAATCTTCAAAGACTTTGACATGCGCTCCTTTTCGTCCGGAAACGATTGGTGCCAAAATCTGCAAACGCGACCGCTCAGGTAACTCCATCACTTGGTCGACCATCTGACTGATCGTTTGACTCGAGATCTCAATCCCGTGGTTCGGACAGATTGGTTTGCCGATTCGCGCATACAGCAGGCGGAGGTAATCATAAATCTCCGTCACCGTCCCGACAGTCGAGCGGGGGTTTTTACTCGTCGTTTTTTGATCGATTGAAATTGCCGGACTAAGTCCCTCAATCGCATCGACGTCCGGTTTATCCATCTGCCCTAAAAATTGACGTGCATAAGCGGAGAGGCTTTCGACATAACGTCGTTGCCCTTCCGCATAAATCGTATCGAACGCGAGTGACGACTTCCCGGATCCCGACAAGCCCGTCAAGACGACGAGCTGATCGCGTGGGATTTCGACATCGATGTTTTGAAGGTTATTGACGCGAGCGCCTTTGATGATAATCTTGTTTTTCTTGTCTCCCAACTTAGGCACCTGCTTTCAATTCTAATATAAGGTCTCGAAGCTCTGCTGCGCGCTCGAATTGCATGTCTTTCGCTGCCTGTCGCATCTCTTGATCCAACTGTTCGAGTAGCGTTTCCCGCTCCGGTTTTTTCAGTTTATTGAATTTCTCTAGTTTTTCGACCGTATCATCACTTTCAATCGTCGTACTAATGACACCGCGAACGTCTTTTTGAATCGTTTTTGGCGTGATGCCATGTTCTTTATTGAACGCGAGCTGAATGTTGCGCCGACGTTCCGTCTCATCCATTGCCCGTTGCATCGAATCCGTAATCTTGTCCGCAAACAGGACGACGTGTCCTTCCGAGTTCCGGGCCGCCCGTCCGATCGTCTGAATCAACGATCGCTCGGACCGTAAGAACCCTTCTTTATCTGCATCGAGGATCGTCACGAGTGACACTTCCGGAATATCGAGTCCTTCACGAAGCAAGTTGATCCCGACGAGGACGTCGTATTTTCCGAGTCGCAGGTCGCGAATGATCTCAATCCGTTCGAGTGTCTTGATTTCCGAGTGCATGTAGTTGACCTTAACACCGTGCTCTTTTAAATAATCGGTTAAGTCTTCCGACATTTTTTTCGTCAATGTCGTGACGAGTACACGTTCATTTTTCGCGACGCGGTCCCGGATGTTGTCCATCAAGTAATCGATTTGCCCCGTGATCGGATGAATCTCGATTGTCGGATCGACGAGTCCCGTCGGACGAATGATTTGTTCGACCATCTCTTTTGAGTGCTCGAGCTCATAAGGCCCCGGTGTCGCTGAAATATAGATTGCTTGACTGACCTTCTCTTCAAACTCTTCAAAACGAAGCGGTCGGTTATCTTTCGCTGACGGCAAACGGAACCCATGCTCGACAAGGACTTGCTTCCGTGCTTGGTCGCCATTATACATCCCGCGGATTTGCGGTAACGTGACGTGCGACTCATCGGCGACGAGCAAGAAATCTTTCGGGAAGTAATCGATGAGCGTATACGGCGTCGATCCTTCCGGCATCAAGTTTAAATGACGGGAATAGTTTTCAATTCCTGAACAGTAGCCCATTTCACGCATCATCTCGAGATCGTAGTTCGTCCGTTGCTCAAGACGTTGCGCTTCGAGTAACATCCCGTCTTCACGCATCTTCGCAAGTTGCGTCTCGAGTTCGACTTCGATGTTCGCGATTGCTTTTTGAAGACGTGTGTCCCCCGTCACGAAGTGGGACGCCGGGAAGATTGAGATATGTTCACGGTCGGCGATGATTTCACCTGTCAGCGGATCCATATCGCGAATCCGTTCGATTTCGTCACCAAAAAATTCGACACGGACACATTGTTCGTCTCGTGACGCCGGGAAAATCTCGACGACGTCGCCACGGACACGAAAGCGTCCGCGCTGGAAGTCGATGTCATTTCGTTCATATTGAATATCAATCAAGCGACGGAGCATCTCGTTACGCCCCATCTCATTGCCAACACGAAGCGACAACACATGATTGTTGTACTCTTCCGGGTTACCGAGACCGTAAATACACGAGACGGATGCAACGATCAAGACGT from the Exiguobacterium oxidotolerans JCM 12280 genome contains:
- the trxB gene encoding thioredoxin-disulfide reductase, encoding MTETAEKIYDVIIIGAGPAGMTAALYASRANLSTLMIERGIPGGQMANTEDIENYPGYDSILGPDLSQKMFDHSKAFGAEYAYGDVRSIEDGRAFKTVHAHNKDYHARAIIIASGAQYKKIGVPGEEELGGRGVSYCAVCDGAFFKEKELFVIGGGDSAVEEGVYLTRFAKKVTIVHRREELRAQKILQKRAFDNPKIDFIWNHTVKQINEQDGKVGSIDLINTKTADVTTHPIDGVFIYIGMNPITGYVQDLGILNDQGYVVTNEGMESNIKGIFAAGDVREKTLRQVVTATNDGSIAAQNAQHYIEALLEELQESSQV
- a CDS encoding tetratricopeptide repeat protein, with translation MELTEYKADPFAITTRQAELFYFRGRKAHREGRLEEAVYHLDEATTLQPEDVRYLLRYARVLFETGEINHANDVLKRVRALDESNTESLFYLANNYAHVSLYEEAKEYALEYLKHAPAGKHAEASAALVELIDLEQELEDDDEDELIRLHAQAQRQIDKGMLFAAQDTLESLIATYPTFWPAYNNLAIVEFYLGENDRAFHSLERVLEGNPGNLHALCNTLVLLHEMGQDEEAHRLSRKLEHVRSVNLETRYKVASTLAIIGRHDLAYEELKLLERRGYRGDPLFGHWLSISAFKTGHVEEAAAFLQSKEAASLREEQEAYDIRHNLQFRSALIQALKTEDDVSRIFTALLLGKLNDEEARLALSMMPEVTDHEDVLQLTEQILHEMNGRSDIVDERIHRALQTIRLAEHYVSDEERMSLEGDFYERFARLVLSGETFDSVEGSAAALIHLFHELREGMLIEECAELVDDSFDEVAMTIRAFKQHLTPARAKC
- the kapB gene encoding sporulation phosphorelay system protein KapB: MNYIRFTYKTGKYFGRLFAERPQGLVVEVLAVEKHPTQGDLHQPNQVDVPLFHIRTALHQHEKITVSPSVVYAYEGEIPSYPDSLRQAFEKDVERLQNKNPQEDAFVRKCLENYKELETIYAKRWA
- a CDS encoding acyltransferase encodes the protein MARRTDRYHVGSTNPLWHMYRTVSFFKVMWCFSIITIGRFSPSLRFKNAMYRTCLRMKIGDRTALALMVMPDTMFPERISIGSNTIIGFNTTILCHEYLTTEYRIGNVTIGSDVLIGANVTILPGVTIGDGASIGAGSVVHRDILPNERVSSQPLRRHEM
- the ppaX gene encoding pyrophosphatase PpaX; its protein translation is MINTILFDLDGTLIDTNPLILKSFEHTLSYYYPERTFTEAELLPFIGPTLEKSFSELNAEQWKEMVAFYRSYNIAMHDALVLEYPGVLDGLRRLKEQGYKMAIVTSKSRRVALKGIELFGLTSLFETIIAADDVMEEKPAVEPFEKAMALLGSTTDETIMVGDNDTDINGGKNAGLKTVAVGWAIKGRPYLEALEPDVIIDSMEHLSDWIEAQNGTAD
- the lgt gene encoding prolipoprotein diacylglyceryl transferase, which gives rise to MGTLATVQPTFDRVAIELGPIPIYWYGVVIALGAIVGLMIAIFESKRIGFNEEYAVDVVIWSIPISIICARIYYVAFEWQYYGQHLDQIINIRQGGIAIHGAIIGAILTVILYTRKKKISFWQIADILAPSLLFGQAVGRWGNFFNQEAHGGETTWSFLQDTLHLPNWIVNQMYIDGVYYVPTFLYESIWNIIGVILLIVWRMKFNPRRGYVFLGYLVWYSIGRYYIEGLRTDSLLMGDGLRTAQIVSICLIIFGLVMMVVRKNAVRYLDGTTREAK
- the hprK gene encoding HPr(Ser) kinase/phosphatase; this encodes MQAKVRTAEIVKQFNLKIVTGEEGLHRPILTADLCRPGLVLAGYYAYYPAERLQVLGKTELTFFNNLTYEEQLERANVLCTDETPGILVTRGFEVPEAIIKAADETNVPLLTTKGHTTSVESQITNFLEAELAPTTAMHGVLVDIYGVGVFIKGASGVGKSETALELVKRGHRLVADDSVEIRQTGDGILVGTAPKLIQHLLEIRGIGIIDVMTLFGAGAVRSHKKISLVCNLEIWDQTKVYDRVGLDQETLQIIDTEIPFLTIPVRPGRNLAVIIEVAAMNYRLKNMGINTAEEFAGRLAQAIEDGNGGL
- a CDS encoding DUF4097 family beta strand repeat-containing protein, translated to MKQDMRQLILEQVKEGKLTIDEALDKLERLEALDQQQSTTASNHKYVDEPEQYDRVDHYTVDSLTSKVMSAFDGLVNRIKESDLSLNQTSGPNVTYVKQFPFSGETIHLDLFNANAVVEPSDLEECELTVTGRPLRQVNEEQALEQLQASLQHSVSANTLSIRLKDKRVRATIHLKVPRRHYEAFVLQTLNGEITLSSLDATSVQLMTANGRIHVRDLYSEDLKASTANGSIEVEESEVKMLKAKTANGQIIANGVFERSELKTANGNVRCELKTAHDAKIQASSLAGSIALMLPHGAEVYGELETNFGGLNCNLDEMEVIRDQKDVVNRKLHFVSGRDRTPKIEVEADTKTGTISVTHGVHLSPQAF